CTGATCGAGCTGAAGAAATTCCGAGCGCTCATAGAAGCGGATGCTATCGACGTGCCCGGCGTCGAGTTGCTGCGTGCTGCGCACATAATGCAGGACGGCGCCGGCTGCGGTGGCTGCGGTCGCGTGACCCGTCAGTCCAAAGCCATCGAGGGAGTGCGCTCCCAACTGCCGTTCGAGCAGGGGAATCGCATACTCGGCGGAAAAGACCCAGTCGTCGAGCCTGGTACGGGTAGGGATGCGCTCCAGCCCCCGCGTCTCATCGCCATCCATGGAGTCGAGCAGCGGCTGGTTGGTGGCAACCAGCAGTTCGCTGGGCTGGACCTTGGTGAGCTCATCGATAGCCAGAGCCATCGCACTCGCACCGCTGAACTCAGCCGCTCGAAAGTCGCCCGTGGATACATCCAGCAGGGCGACGGCGGCGGTCTGCCCGTCGGAATGCAGCGCTCCCAGGAAATTGTTGCGATCCGATCCGAGAGTGGGATCCATCGCAGTCCCCGGGGTGAGCACGCGAATCACCTCGCGCCGGACGATCTTCTTCGTCAGCTTCGGATCTTCCATCTGCTCGCAGATGGCGACACGATAGCCCTTGCGGAGCAGCCGCGAGATGTAGGATTCGGCGGCATGATACGGAACCCCGCACATGGGCACAGACCGTTCGCGGTCGCGGGCCGTAAGCGTAATCTGCAACTCGCGGGAAGCGGTTTGCGCGTCATCAAAAAAGAGTTCGTAGAAGTCGCCCATGCGGAAAAACAGCAGGGCGTCAGGATTTAACGCCTTGGCCCCCATGTACTGGCGCATGAATGGGGTAAGCGCTAGCGCGGCAGGGGCAGAGGACTCGTTTGTCACCGGGGTTGAATTTTCTTCAGGCACTGGAAATGCCAGCATACCGCGAACGGCATGCTGGCGTGTAGCCCAGAAATTTGCCGCGAAGTCCTAAGGCCAGTTAAATGCCGCCACCGTCTCCGGTTTCGGGCATTTTAGGGCTATTCGAAGCGTGCTGCTTCACCATCTCCTTATAGGTTGCCAGAATCAGAAGTGGAGCAGCCCATTGACCAATAAAGAGCGACATATGATCCTTGCCGGCGATCTTCAGCGCCACGGAGGCGAGCATCGAGGTAAAAGCAGCGCAAAAGAAACCTTTGCCAGGGCATTTCGTCGCGCCGCATTCAAACATCATCGACTGATCTTTCTTCATTTCTTCGGAGTGATCATCCATGAGGCATCTCCTGTAGGTGGAGTTTTTAGGCCACAGAAATTGGCGTATCCTTGCCCAACCTGGGTGGTGCCAACACTGTTTATGGACAGAGATGCGGAAAGTAGAGGCCAGGAAAGCAATCCAATGCAGCCAAAGGAGTCCAAGTTGGGTAGGATGAAAGTAGTGGTCTCTGGTAGCCGCAGGTCTGAGCGCGCAGCTTTTTAGAGCGGTCTGCAATTGTGCCCCAATACCTGTTCAGGTGTTGTGAGGAGAGATGCGGGCGAGTGTGACCTAGATCACTGTATACTAACGGGTAATCTCCTAAGGTTAATGCAATGTTCCTCATCTGGCTCAGGGTCGCTACCGCATTGTATGGACTGGCAAGTCTGGCTGCCCTGCCAGCTGTGCTCTATGGACGGCCCAGGTGGAACAAGGTCTGTCTGGGGGCGGCCATTGGAGGATTTTTCTTCCACTTCGTCTCCCTGATGGAAATGATGAACGCCGCCCACCACTGGGTTCCGACGGGGATGCATGAAGTTCAGTCGATGCTGGCTTTGCTGATTATGCTGGCTTTTCTTCTGATCGCTCTGCTCTATCGCACGGTTACCTTCGGTATGTTCGCCCTGCCGCTGGTGTTTCTGCTGGTGCTGATTCCCGCCATTGGGCCGGACAAATACACCTTCACGTCGCCCCTGATCCGTAACGGGTGGGTCTTCGTACACATTGCCGCGGTTCTTGCCGCCTATGCCGGGCTGATCTTCAGCCTGGTGGCCAGCTTGCTGTATCTGTTGCAGGAGCGTCGCATCAAGAGCAAGAGAAAGCAAAAGGCAGAGTTTCTGCCTTGGCTGCCACCCCTCGAAACTATTGACCAGATTGCCCACCGCACACTGCTGGTCGGATTCCACGCTATGACCATAGGATTACTGGCCGGGTCGCTGATTGCACAAGCCAGCATGGGATCGGCCTATTTCCGCGACCCCAAGGTGCTGCTGTCGTTCGGGATGTGGCTGCTGTTTGTCGTGCTGCTGTTTATTCGCAGGAGCAAGGGATTGCGCGGTCGCCGCGCGGTCTATCTCTCCAGCCTGGTCTTTCTGGTCATGCTCAGCGTCTGGGCGGCCAATCAGGTCAGCTCGTTCCACAGGTTTACGACCCCATGAGCGCTGGCAAAAATATTGTTCTGCTCGGGGTGAACCATAAGACGGCCCCGATCGAATTACGCGAACAGCTCGCCATCCCTGCTCACCGCCTTGCCGAGGCGACCGAGCGACTGGTGGCCACCGCCGGTATCGACGAGGGGATGATCCTCTCCACCTGCAATCGCGTGGAGATCCTTACCTGTCAGGAATCCGGAGCGGACCTGCTGCACTTTCTGAACCAGTATCTCGACATCGATCCGTCTTTGTTGCGTCCGCATATCTACGAGTACCGGGAGCAGGAAGCCGTGCGC
This sequence is a window from Acidisarcina sp.. Protein-coding genes within it:
- the ccsA gene encoding cytochrome c biogenesis protein CcsA produces the protein MFLIWLRVATALYGLASLAALPAVLYGRPRWNKVCLGAAIGGFFFHFVSLMEMMNAAHHWVPTGMHEVQSMLALLIMLAFLLIALLYRTVTFGMFALPLVFLLVLIPAIGPDKYTFTSPLIRNGWVFVHIAAVLAAYAGLIFSLVASLLYLLQERRIKSKRKQKAEFLPWLPPLETIDQIAHRTLLVGFHAMTIGLLAGSLIAQASMGSAYFRDPKVLLSFGMWLLFVVLLFIRRSKGLRGRRAVYLSSLVFLVMLSVWAANQVSSFHRFTTP